The DNA window GATGGCCTTTTTCCGCTCGGCGTGGTACATGCCCTCGATCACGAGCTCCGTGGTGATCACCCTGATCTTCCTGTGGCTCTTCCAGCGGCGGGGGATCGCTAACTACCTGATCACCCAGTGGCAGACGTACCAGCCGCTGATCCTGACCTTCCTGATCGGGCTGGTGGTCGCGCAGGTCATCCAGGTGCTGCTGGAACGCCGCAGCGGGCTGCCCGCGCGCTGGACAGACCCGGCGCTGGCGGCGGTGAGCGCCCTGGCCTCCCTCGTGGTCACGGCGGGGCTGGTCTGGTCCGGGGTAGCCGGGCCGCGCGAGGTGGCGCCCTTCGACTACCAGTACTTCGCCGACAAGTGGATCAGCGTGGGCGGGGTGCAGATCCTCAGTATCCCCCTCCTCGTCGTCATCATCCAGAACACCTTCACGACCGTGCCCACGCTGATGCTGTTCTTCCTGGCCGGGCTTCAGAATATCCCCGGCGCCCTGTACGAGGCCGCCGACATCGACGGGGCCACGCCCTTTCAGAAGCTGATGAACGTCACGGTGCCGAACCTGCGCCCCGTGACCTTTTACGTCATCACGGTGGGCCTGATCGGCACCATGCAGATGTTCGACCAGGTGGCCGTCATCGGCTCGGCGGCGCCGCAGGACACCCTGATCACCCTGGCGTTCTACGTCTACACCAACACCTTCAAGGCCGGGGCCGCGCCGGTCAACCTTGCAGCGGCGGCGGCGATCATCCTGGCGCTCATCATCCTGCTGATGGTCTTTATCCAGCGCCGCTTCTTCCCCTCGGAGGCGCGCTGATGCGCCCGGGGCTGCCGGAAAACAGGAGGGCCCCATGACCGTTTTGCAGGCCCCCAACGCGCCGACTCCGGTCGTCCGCGCCGACGACCGCTGGCTGGCCCGCCGCCGCTGGGCCCGGGCAGGCTGGCTCTACGCCTTCATGCTCGTGATGAGCCTCTTTTTCCTGGGGCCGTTCCTGATGGGCCTGCTCAGCTCCATGAAGGACGACCCCAACGAGTACCCGCCCCGGCTGGCGATCCCGCAGCTCACGCCCCAGTACCTGAACCGCGCCTATAACCTGGGCGTGCAGGGCGGGGGCGGGGGCTGGAACGGGGGGTTGTACCCCGGCCACACCGTGAACTTCGACGTGTCGGTGCGCTCGCCGCAGGGCGCCCCGCAGGACCCGCCATCGGCCGCCCTCTTCCCGTACCAGCCCGTCAGCCTGGTGAGTATCGCCCGCTACGCGCAGGCCAGGGACTTCGCGCAGGTGCAACTCACCCCAACCGGCGGCGTGGGTGACGTGCGCTCCTACCGGGTCACGGTGCGGTATCCGGCGCTGACCCGGCAGACCGGGCGCACCGTCACCGGGCAGCTCACCGCCCCCACCGACACGCTGAGCGCCAAGCTGGGCAACGGGCAGGTCGTGCCCATCACCCTCGACACGCCCGAGGCCCAGGCGGTGCAGTACACCCTGGTGCAGTAC is part of the Deinococcus apachensis DSM 19763 genome and encodes:
- a CDS encoding carbohydrate ABC transporter permease, with protein sequence MFRRGQSTTTAYLFLAPFLISTAIFFFYAFARAIYYSFTDFNLFNSPKLIGLQPYTQVVADPSFQRALTNSLIFAVVTTTLQTIFALLMAVALNNKLRGMAFFRSAWYMPSITSSVVITLIFLWLFQRRGIANYLITQWQTYQPLILTFLIGLVVAQVIQVLLERRSGLPARWTDPALAAVSALASLVVTAGLVWSGVAGPREVAPFDYQYFADKWISVGGVQILSIPLLVVIIQNTFTTVPTLMLFFLAGLQNIPGALYEAADIDGATPFQKLMNVTVPNLRPVTFYVITVGLIGTMQMFDQVAVIGSAAPQDTLITLAFYVYTNTFKAGAAPVNLAAAAAIILALIILLMVFIQRRFFPSEAR